The stretch of DNA AAACTAACACCGTATCTCAGAGCCTTTCAGCTCCGGCAAGAACTCTACAGAAAACCAGGTGACGAAGCACTCAAACATGCTCTCGACGCTGCCCTCTGAAAATCAACAACGTGCTTCACAAGAGCGTACTTTATAAAAATCGTCAAGCACGAACTCAGTCTCAGCTGCATTCAGCCCATACGCGTGGAACGCGGCAGCATCAATCTCAGCCTGCAATTCCTGGCGCTCATCAACATTGGTTACCGGCTCAACCCCTCCAAGACGCTCACGCAAATCGGCAAACTCCTCACCGTAGCAGTTCAGGCGGGCAGCACGCGTCCAGATGTAATCGAACCACTCATCGCCAGCGGTCAACCGGGGAACCTGCGTCTCCTTGAACGTGTATTGGTAGATCTCTTTGTTCACCTTGGTACGCATAATGAAGTCGAACGGGATACTGTTCAACAACCCTGTTGCTGCCATCATCTCCTCATCCGTGAACGCGGGTTCGTACGCCGGCCACAACGGTGATTCCGCCAAATCATCCTTTGATGGATTTATCTCGAACGGCCGAATCGTATAGATCGAGTGAAGGTTGATGATGCTCGGCGGGATGACCGTCGCAATGAACGTCCGCTCGTTGGTGGCGTTCGTAATAAACCGGTATATGATCCGATAATCGGTACAGTCCAGTTTCACGTCATCCTCTGAGAGTGGTTCGCCACGGTGCTTTTTCAGCAGGTCGTCAACAAACTGGACCTGGGACTGGCTCGTTTCATCCCCGCCGAAGGCGTAGTAGAGAGACCGTTTCAGATTACCGAGGTTCTTCTCCCGGACGCGCTGTTTAGCGCTTTTGACAGTGTCTGTGTCGTCCTCCACGCTCCAGTATTCGATATCCTCGATATCGTCAAGGATAGAATCGTCGTGGATGAACTGATAGATGTTCTTGCCCTGGTACACGGGGTATTCACCGATATCCTTGGAGTCGGTGATACGGTCGTTGTCAGGGCCTTTCTTGATCTCGTAGTACGGGTCAGAGTTCCAGGCGCCGTCTATCCGGTCGCCGACAGACGGGTGTTGAACCACATTGCTGATAACCCCGAGCTCTTCTTCGGTCCGTATTATCGGGAACAGCCGGACCTCAGGTGAGTACTCTGCGAGCACCTCTTTCGGGATTTTGAAAGTGTGTTCCTCGATGTTGTTCAGGATGCTAACGTCGTGCTGCCGTGAGATCCCGTTCAGGTAATCGGTTTCCCCGGTGTTCTGGAATGTGAGCAGCCGGAAGACATATTGGTCGTGTAGCCCGTCGAAGATTCCCTTGTTCTCAAATCCTACTAGTGACTGCACAGATGTATTATTCAGTAGGTGCATCCGGAGGTCCTTCCCCATCGCGTTGTTGAATATGATGTCCGGCAGGACCTGTGCGACATAGCCGCCGTCGTGAACGAGATCGTATATCCGTTCGAGGAACAATGCGGCGAGATTGTTCGCGATAGGCTGTTTTCTGCCGTCGATTTCGGGTTGCTGGTGTTCGTATTCCGTGCTGTGTTTGAAGTAATCCCCTAGCTGGGATACCCGTGACTGGTAGGTCTCCCACTCGTTTTTGATGTCCTTGTCCTCCAGGAGTTCTTTTTGGCGCTCGTCCATCCCGTGAGTGGGCAGGCTGCGGAACACAGGGTCGTATTTGACGAAGAATTCCTTGCGGTCGCTTTTGATTTCGTCCCACGGTGGGTTCCCTACGACGACGTCGAACCCCTCGTCAGCGAAGACTTCTGCGAACTCTAGCACCCAGTGAAAGGTATCATGAGCCCGAACATCCTCGTCGGTGACGTTCTCGGTGAAAGCACGGAACTGGTCGACGGTTTTGTTGTCCAGATCGGAGCGGTACTCCTTCAGCAGGTCTTTTGCGTTTTGGCGGTGCTCCTCTGCCTTTTCAGGGAATGCGCTGCTTTCCTGGTACGCGTTGATTTCGTCGATGATATCCTTGTATCGGCGCTCAACGCTGTCGTCCGACCAGTTTTCGAACGTGTATTCCCCGTCATCGGTTTCATCCGGGAACCCGAGGTACCCGATCAGGCTGTTGCCTTGGCGGATGTTGAACACGATGTTGGGCAGCGCGAGTTCCTCTTGGCTGAGTGAATTCAAATCGTCTTCCTGGAGTTCAGCTATAATCGAGAGCCACAGGCGGAGCTTTGTTATCTCTATACCGGAGTCCATGATGTCGACCCCGTACATATTGTTCTGGACGGTGGTCGATTTCAGGCGGTGGCGGCTGGGGTGTGACCCCATCTGGGCGTAGAGGGCTTGTCGGGCGTTGACGATTTCTTCGACGACGGAGGTGAGGAAGTGGCCACTGCCGCAGGCAGGGTCGACCACGTAGAATTCGTTGAGCTCGTCAAGCAACCCCGTGATCAGGTCTTTGTTCTCTGTGAGTGCGTCGATAAGATCGTATAATTGGTCGTAGTGATCAAGTTCTGCTTGGCGCCATCCCCACTCCTCCTGTAAGTGAGTCTTGAAAAGATCCAGCAGAGCGGGGCGAACGGTTTCTTCGGCGCAGAAACGGGTGATCTCGCTGGGAGTGTAGTAGGCGCCGAGTTCCTTGTTTTTGTTCTTATCGTCGATCGTGATGTAGTTGATCGTCTTTTCGAACACGTTGCCCAGGACGCTGGGGTCGATATCTGTGGGGCCGCCGTCTGCGGAGAACTGGTAGCGCTCAAGCAGTTCGATGATAGACATCAAGACGCTGTCCCGGACGTTAAATTCGCGCTCATCCAGTTCATCGGAGCCGTTCAGCTCCGGGCGGAACAGGCCACCGTTCAGATACGGGATACCCTCAAAGGGATCGATCTGGTCTATTTGGGGATCGCGGTTCTCTGGCTTGACGTTGAACACATCATAGAACAATGGTTCGAGAAAGGTCTGGTAGAAAGTTTGCGGGTACATCCCATCGTCGTAGACCTGTTTGAGCGTGTTCAATAGGTCGGGGCGGACGATCTTCTTGTCTTCAAGGAACTTGACAAAGATCATCCGATTCATAAGATGGACTGAGAACAGGCGGACATCATCACCGCTGGCCTGTTCCGGAGGTATGATTCCCCCGCCTACGAGGCTTCTTGATCTGCGTTCTTCGTCGTCTTCTGCGCCGATACCGAACACAAGGCGGACGTAGTCATCGTAGAACTCGTCCGTAATTGCTTCTTGTTTCTCTTTGATGACCTCACGGGCGTCCGTGATGATCGAGACGAAGTTGTCGAATGCAAATGTCCGTATCAAGTCCTCGACTAGCGCCTCTTCCTCATCGTTGAGCGCCTCAACCGGCGGCCGGTTCTCTCCGACCGTATTCTCGAACAGCTTGAGAAAAACCGGTTGCAGGTCCACGTGCTCGATCGTGTTGTGGGTGTAGCTGTCCGGGTCGTACCGGATGAAGATCCAGCGGATGCCGTCAGTTGCGAACCCGAAATCGGTCTGGAACTCGCGTTGGCTGAGCCAGCTTTTGACCTGGTCGACACCGTGTCCGCGCGTGTTGGTCAGTGATTTATTGACCGGTTCGGCTTCGATGAGGAGCCGTGAGGAATCGACGTTCTCGACATCACGAAGGGAGATCGCGTAGTCGGCTTGTTCTCCGCGTTTATCGGAGAGATCGCCTGCCTCCCACCCGTAGTTCTGGTGTCCGAGCGCGTCCAGGAATGGTTCTATGATGACGCCTTGTGTGAGGGGTTCGGGATCGAGAGCGTCTTTGGTGAAGTCTCCTCGGAGCTGGTAGGAGCCGGGGTCGGCCCTGAGCATGGATTCGAGGGTATCGTCTTTGATCTGGTCGCGAAGGCGTGATATCGCGTCGGAGATCGCGTTGATAACTGCTGATTTTCCCGCCTTAGTTATTTCAGTCTCAAATTCAGATATATCGAATTGTGTCTGATGACCCATAGCAGACATTGGTGTTGATCAGAACGATTAGCGCTGGGGTAATGAAATCCCACGCTTCTTCATTCACTTCCTTGGGTTTGCTCGCGGGGACCTACTCTGTGTCAGGATCGGGTTGGTTGCCAGAATCCCTGGGATCGATCCAACTCTCTCTAGGATCGAGCCAGCTCCCAAACGCAACCATCCCACCCCAGACCCGTTCCCGAATCGAGAGGATCTGGTCGGTCTTCAACACGGTGATACGCTTGATATCATCATTCAGGAAGAGCTGTTCCGGCCCACCGACCGGCTCGAACTCCTGTTCCTTCTCGTTGTACCGGTGCGGGTCGGTGATACGGAGCTCTTTCTGGCGGTTGGAACGGCTCCACCCGGAGACATCACCGATATACAACTGGTCGTCACTGGTCTTTACCATCACCTGGTCGGCGTGTTTGAGGTAATTCTCCCACGGCTGGCGCCGTGAGTATGACACCTGCATCTTCGCCTGAATGATGCCCCGCAGGATACCCGGAAGATCGATGAGGATGGCAGCAGCGTACATCACGCCGACGAACAGAGATACTGCGAAGATGACAAGGATGTACCCGATACGGAATGCGGGGTCGAACAGGATGCCCTGGAACTGCGAGAACGAGGTAATAGGCTCGACGAAGATCTGGTACGCACCGATAAACAGGGCGTCTATCAAGAGGCTGGATACGAGGCTCCAGACGAGCAGGACAAACTGTTTGATATCGTCTTCGATCGCGGCCAGCGAAACCGCGGTCATCACCGCGACGAAGCCCGGGGCTATGAGGACGCCGTAGAAGATCGCGTTACCCGGAAGGCTGGCCATTCGTGTTCCAGGTTATTCGCTGCTCTCAGACCTACTGGATGTGTCGGATTGGTCTCCGCTAGAGTTTGAGGGTGCATCAGGGTCAACGCTGCTGGGGATCGATACTTCGTCGGCTGAGGGAACCTCATTGCCACCAGACGGTTTCTTGTCAGCACTTTTTTCGTGGGTATCCCAGTCCGAGCTGCTCGTGTCTTTTATGCCAGCATTCTCACGACGTTTGGTCTCGCGGTTGCCGGATTTTTGAGCGCTGTTGGCGGCTTGATAGCGTTCGTCTTCAGCATGCCGGTTTTTGTTGGCGGCAAGTGCGTCACGGGCGCTGTCGCCAGAGGACGTGTCGTTCGAAGAATCGTTGCTAGAATCGCTGCCTGAATCGTCACTCATACACAGCTTTGTGGGCGCTGAATGCACTAAAACCGTCGCCAAGCAAGGTGGAAGTATAATCGACTGACTGTTCGCGTGTGAGGATCCGCTAGCATTGGAGCCTGATGGCCGTGTATTCCCTCTCGATTCCCGCGCTGCCTGGGAATTCAACAGAGTGGTCCTGATTATGCGCTAATCACAGCCTGAATCACCGTTTGAATTACGGCTGAGTGATATTATTGAGTACCTCTATCGATCAGAGGGTATGGTATTCTAACAAAGATTTAACCGACATCGCTAACTGTCTCTGTGCGTGCCATTTCCTCGCGCCAAATCTCCACGCCAACTCTACGAAGAGATTCAATCGTACGACCGGGTGATTACCCCGGACGGACCGCTTGCGAGTGCCCTCAACCGCTACCTCGATCGGCCACATCTTGGGCCATTTGCCATCCCACCTCGTCGCCTCGCGGTCGGTCGCCGTCAAGAGTCTGAAGACCGCCTTGCATTTCTCGGTATGATCGCCAACGAGGACATTTCGTGGAAACGGTGCGCCTACGCGGTTGGGAATATCCTCCAGTGTTGGGAACACCGAGGATCACACGACGCTATTTTCGAGTACGACGGCTACGTCGACGACGCCACCGAACGAGCTGTGGAGCGAATCGCGGAACTCGAGACCGCCTCGATGAAACTCACGAACGAGACCATCGAACCGGATCTCGACGTAGTCGTCGTCGAGCCGGCGATGCTCACCCAACTCGAACGAGCGTATCTGCCCGCCGAGTACGACACGGTCGACCTCTTTACTGACACGGAGTTCAAGCTCCCGCCGTTCCGTATACACGATTCACCGACGGCGATCGTGGAGACCGTCGTTGATTCCGTCAATGACGAGAACGCTGATAACGTCGGGATTGTTCTCGACCAGGAAAGCGAATACTCACCGCTTATTGAGTCCGCGCTCGAAGCGGCTGATATCCCGTTTTTTGGCGGGCCGGGTTTCACAGATCGCAGCGAACATCGGTTGTTCCTCCACCTCCTCCGGACCGCCCACCGGGGGACTGATACCCGAATAAGCGAGATCCGGTCGCTGTTGACGGTCTTCGATTGTGACGTCGTCGACGCTGACACAAACAAGCGACTGCACGAGCTTGACGATGGAGATCTCAAGTGGCTGATCGACTTCTGCCACGATGTCCAAGAGTACACGTTCTCGGATGCTCTTTCAGTGTTTGAACGCCACGCCGGCGACACGTTGGATGCCTTCCGGGAGGAACTGGAGACACTCACCATCGCGGACGAATCCATCACGGAAGCGCGCCTCGACGATTTGTCGTTCTATCTC from Halomarina salina encodes:
- a CDS encoding Eco57I restriction-modification methylase domain-containing protein, whose protein sequence is MGHQTQFDISEFETEITKAGKSAVINAISDAISRLRDQIKDDTLESMLRADPGSYQLRGDFTKDALDPEPLTQGVIIEPFLDALGHQNYGWEAGDLSDKRGEQADYAISLRDVENVDSSRLLIEAEPVNKSLTNTRGHGVDQVKSWLSQREFQTDFGFATDGIRWIFIRYDPDSYTHNTIEHVDLQPVFLKLFENTVGENRPPVEALNDEEEALVEDLIRTFAFDNFVSIITDAREVIKEKQEAITDEFYDDYVRLVFGIGAEDDEERRSRSLVGGGIIPPEQASGDDVRLFSVHLMNRMIFVKFLEDKKIVRPDLLNTLKQVYDDGMYPQTFYQTFLEPLFYDVFNVKPENRDPQIDQIDPFEGIPYLNGGLFRPELNGSDELDEREFNVRDSVLMSIIELLERYQFSADGGPTDIDPSVLGNVFEKTINYITIDDKNKNKELGAYYTPSEITRFCAEETVRPALLDLFKTHLQEEWGWRQAELDHYDQLYDLIDALTENKDLITGLLDELNEFYVVDPACGSGHFLTSVVEEIVNARQALYAQMGSHPSRHRLKSTTVQNNMYGVDIMDSGIEITKLRLWLSIIAELQEDDLNSLSQEELALPNIVFNIRQGNSLIGYLGFPDETDDGEYTFENWSDDSVERRYKDIIDEINAYQESSAFPEKAEEHRQNAKDLLKEYRSDLDNKTVDQFRAFTENVTDEDVRAHDTFHWVLEFAEVFADEGFDVVVGNPPWDEIKSDRKEFFVKYDPVFRSLPTHGMDERQKELLEDKDIKNEWETYQSRVSQLGDYFKHSTEYEHQQPEIDGRKQPIANNLAALFLERIYDLVHDGGYVAQVLPDIIFNNAMGKDLRMHLLNNTSVQSLVGFENKGIFDGLHDQYVFRLLTFQNTGETDYLNGISRQHDVSILNNIEEHTFKIPKEVLAEYSPEVRLFPIIRTEEELGVISNVVQHPSVGDRIDGAWNSDPYYEIKKGPDNDRITDSKDIGEYPVYQGKNIYQFIHDDSILDDIEDIEYWSVEDDTDTVKSAKQRVREKNLGNLKRSLYYAFGGDETSQSQVQFVDDLLKKHRGEPLSEDDVKLDCTDYRIIYRFITNATNERTFIATVIPPSIINLHSIYTIRPFEINPSKDDLAESPLWPAYEPAFTDEEMMAATGLLNSIPFDFIMRTKVNKEIYQYTFKETQVPRLTAGDEWFDYIWTRAARLNCYGEEFADLRERLGGVEPVTNVDERQELQAEIDAAAFHAYGLNAAETEFVLDDFYKVRSCEARC
- a CDS encoding DUF6338 family protein, encoding MASLPGNAIFYGVLIAPGFVAVMTAVSLAAIEDDIKQFVLLVWSLVSSLLIDALFIGAYQIFVEPITSFSQFQGILFDPAFRIGYILVIFAVSLFVGVMYAAAILIDLPGILRGIIQAKMQVSYSRRQPWENYLKHADQVMVKTSDDQLYIGDVSGWSRSNRQKELRITDPHRYNEKEQEFEPVGGPEQLFLNDDIKRITVLKTDQILSIRERVWGGMVAFGSWLDPRESWIDPRDSGNQPDPDTE